A DNA window from Haliovirga abyssi contains the following coding sequences:
- a CDS encoding HD-GYP domain-containing protein gives MYKKATIITITIALLLLLLLNTIINNNNNNIYNNVINEFQIEKSKGINVFLNKLKENNILKLKEILFLKSEKSLSKNYNLYIFNLSGDSEKKYNNMNIYPTFMEFFKILDNRNQEKEFEISYFILEDNFLLLRTIIKSKDKYYVLDSNLKEILLKELSINFSGKFLLEINGNEFPKENIEYFKTKDTCIAKIDLKNLDGFKIATIKNSENLKEYFKNSNIYNFDILILIIIIGVLIVITALIYNIGDDREKLKIKKIISKLLEEDSDFVIEKNYIKDRGVLGEIFKSLNKLKGKILSSKNKIDYYNKKLENSYKDLKNYTYIIELKNKELQDKLKSFQLIKNVLNQGIREISEINNFFKSFMKELCEYRNYKRGEIIYKNTIDFTYEKIIYVSGEDKFIENSYNENLKYLIPDRIIIKENYIEIPLIIKNKFVGSLKFEGIELDGNVEKTLSVLTNEVNLILENSNLYYKMERKIMDLSFLNSIVLAMSSVKNIGEMKDMMEDSIAILFGIKNYKILLYEKGYFLEFKQVNDDIVKIKNSLVEEKRAFIEKKYEIININGEYYIPLVAKENLIGVIKLLGNFNLKKLDDNIVKIFLTQISIILQNNFMMLEHKKQNFNIIKSLAQSIDEKDTYTRGHSERVMEYAVSISKKMDLSKEFIEKIRYAGILHDVGKIGIPENILQKKGKLTDYEYNIIKQHPEKGVKILSHISELDEIIDMVKYHHERPDGLGYPEGLKGIEIPFGARILAVADTFDAMTSDRPYRKGLSIDIAKKELEKYAGTQFDEEIAKVAIQMIETGELKIKG, from the coding sequence ATGTATAAAAAAGCAACAATAATTACAATAACTATAGCACTATTATTATTATTGCTATTAAATACAATAATTAATAATAATAATAACAATATATATAATAATGTTATAAATGAATTTCAAATTGAAAAGAGTAAAGGCATTAATGTTTTTTTGAATAAATTAAAAGAAAATAATATTTTAAAATTAAAAGAAATATTATTTTTAAAATCAGAAAAAAGTTTAAGCAAAAATTATAATTTATATATATTTAATTTATCTGGAGATTCTGAAAAAAAATATAATAATATGAATATTTATCCTACTTTTATGGAGTTTTTTAAAATTTTAGATAATAGAAACCAGGAGAAAGAATTTGAAATTTCATATTTTATTTTAGAGGATAATTTTTTATTATTAAGAACAATAATAAAATCTAAAGATAAATATTATGTGTTAGATAGCAATTTAAAAGAAATATTATTAAAAGAATTGTCTATAAATTTTTCTGGGAAATTTCTTTTAGAAATTAATGGGAATGAATTTCCTAAGGAAAATATAGAGTACTTTAAAACAAAAGACACATGTATAGCAAAGATAGATTTGAAAAATTTAGATGGATTTAAAATAGCTACAATAAAAAACTCTGAAAATTTAAAAGAGTATTTTAAAAATTCTAATATTTATAATTTTGATATATTGATATTGATAATTATAATTGGAGTCTTAATAGTAATAACAGCATTAATTTATAACATTGGAGATGATAGAGAAAAATTAAAAATAAAAAAAATAATATCAAAACTTTTGGAAGAAGATTCTGATTTTGTAATAGAAAAAAATTATATAAAAGATAGAGGCGTACTTGGAGAAATATTTAAAAGTTTAAATAAATTAAAGGGTAAGATTTTGAGTTCTAAAAATAAAATAGATTATTATAATAAAAAATTGGAAAATTCTTATAAAGATTTAAAAAATTATACATATATTATAGAATTAAAAAATAAAGAATTACAAGACAAATTAAAATCTTTTCAATTGATAAAAAATGTATTAAACCAAGGGATAAGAGAGATATCGGAAATTAATAATTTTTTTAAATCTTTTATGAAAGAACTTTGTGAGTATAGGAATTATAAAAGAGGTGAAATAATATATAAAAATACAATTGATTTTACATATGAAAAAATAATTTATGTTTCTGGAGAAGATAAATTTATAGAAAATTCATATAATGAAAATTTGAAATATTTGATTCCAGATAGAATAATAATAAAAGAAAACTATATAGAGATTCCTTTAATAATAAAAAATAAATTTGTGGGAAGTTTAAAATTTGAAGGGATAGAATTAGACGGAAATGTAGAAAAAACTTTATCTGTGTTAACAAATGAAGTAAATTTAATATTAGAAAATTCGAACTTATATTATAAGATGGAAAGAAAAATCATGGATCTTTCATTTTTAAATAGTATAGTTCTTGCTATGTCATCGGTTAAAAATATTGGAGAAATGAAAGATATGATGGAAGATTCCATAGCAATATTATTTGGAATTAAAAACTATAAGATATTATTATATGAAAAAGGATATTTTTTAGAATTTAAACAAGTAAATGATGATATTGTAAAAATAAAAAATAGTTTAGTAGAAGAAAAAAGAGCTTTTATAGAAAAAAAATATGAAATTATAAATATAAATGGAGAATATTATATTCCATTAGTAGCAAAAGAAAATTTAATTGGAGTCATTAAATTGTTAGGAAATTTTAATTTGAAAAAATTAGATGATAATATAGTTAAAATATTTTTAACACAAATATCTATAATATTACAAAATAACTTTATGATGTTAGAGCATAAAAAGCAAAATTTTAATATTATAAAAAGTTTAGCACAGTCAATAGATGAAAAAGATACCTATACTCGTGGGCACTCTGAACGTGTTATGGAATATGCAGTATCAATTTCAAAAAAGATGGATTTATCAAAAGAGTTTATTGAAAAGATTAGATATGCAGGTATTTTACATGATGTAGGTAAAATTGGAATTCCTGAAAATATTCTTCAGAAAAAAGGAAAATTAACAGACTATGAATATAATATTATAAAGCAACATCCTGAAAAAGGAGTAAAAATATTATCTCACATAAGCGAATTAGATGAAATTATAGATATGGTAAAGTATCATCATGAAAGACCAGATGGGCTAGGATATCCAGAAGGATTAAAAGGAATAGAAATACCTTTTGGAGCTAGAATTTTAGCTGTAGCAGATACATTTGATGCTATGACATCAGATAGACCATATAGAAAAGGGTTATCAATTGATATAGCTAAAAAAGAGTTAGAAAAATATGCAGGCACTCAATTTGACGAAGAAATAGCTAAAGTAGCTATACAAATGATAGAAACTGGAGAATTAAAAATTAAGGGGTAA
- a CDS encoding NAD(P)H-hydrate dehydratase, translated as MKIYSSDQMKNIDFETIKKYIPGNILMEHAGIETVRIIEKKIQNLSEKKVIVLAGAGNNGGDSFVVARGLSSKVSKLDIYFIGEEEKLSEDSRLNYNICKKLNLNFIKNFEELMELNEKFKYDIIIDGIFGIGLNRNVIGEHYNLISFVNNLKNKFVISLDIPSGVNSNTGEIQKIGINADLTIAYHGGKLGHFLYPGREYRGKLSIVDIGIPNIVESEDDLDDIYEIIKKEDIKFKIRNKNIHKGNAGKVVCIGGKTGFSGAIYMASEAALNSGSGLVYSIIPKGINTILEQKSTETITVPIGDEKREYFRAIDYVETINFINEIKPDVIILGPGIGREEETINYILKLLNEINDINIVLDADGLYAIKDDLAILYGKNIIMTPHMGEFKRIIKSDIKNKLEKAKLFSENYGVITVLKGADTIISNGKKTYINLTGNPGMATAGTGDVLAGIIASFVGQGYNRLEASKISVFLHGYIGDKIAEYESEEGVTANKIIKKIGECIKDIKK; from the coding sequence ATGAAAATATACAGTTCTGACCAGATGAAAAATATAGATTTTGAAACGATAAAAAAATATATACCAGGTAATATTTTAATGGAACATGCAGGAATAGAAACAGTAAGAATAATAGAAAAAAAAATTCAAAATTTGTCAGAAAAAAAAGTAATAGTTTTGGCTGGGGCTGGAAATAATGGTGGAGATAGTTTTGTTGTTGCAAGGGGATTATCTTCAAAAGTTTCAAAATTAGATATATATTTCATTGGAGAAGAGGAGAAATTATCTGAAGATTCTAGATTAAATTATAATATATGTAAAAAACTTAATTTAAATTTCATAAAAAACTTTGAAGAATTAATGGAATTAAATGAAAAATTTAAATATGATATAATTATAGATGGAATATTTGGAATTGGATTAAATAGAAATGTTATAGGAGAGCATTATAATCTAATAAGTTTTGTAAATAATTTGAAAAATAAATTTGTAATATCTTTGGATATACCTTCTGGAGTTAATAGTAATACAGGAGAAATACAAAAAATAGGGATAAATGCAGATTTAACAATTGCTTATCATGGTGGGAAATTAGGTCATTTTTTATATCCTGGTAGAGAATACAGAGGAAAATTATCCATTGTAGATATAGGAATACCAAATATTGTTGAAAGTGAAGATGATTTGGATGATATATACGAAATAATTAAAAAAGAGGATATAAAATTTAAAATTAGAAATAAAAATATACACAAAGGAAATGCTGGGAAAGTGGTATGTATTGGAGGTAAAACAGGATTTAGTGGAGCAATATATATGGCAAGTGAAGCAGCTCTAAATAGCGGAAGTGGATTAGTTTATTCTATTATTCCAAAAGGTATAAATACTATTTTAGAACAGAAAAGCACTGAAACAATTACAGTTCCAATTGGAGATGAGAAAAGGGAATATTTTAGAGCAATTGATTATGTTGAAACAATTAATTTTATAAATGAAATAAAACCAGATGTAATTATTTTAGGTCCAGGGATTGGAAGAGAAGAAGAAACAATAAATTATATATTAAAATTGTTAAATGAAATAAATGATATTAATATAGTGTTGGATGCAGATGGATTATATGCTATAAAAGATGATTTAGCCATATTATATGGAAAAAATATTATAATGACACCTCATATGGGAGAATTTAAAAGAATAATAAAAAGTGATATAAAAAATAAATTAGAAAAAGCTAAATTATTTTCTGAAAATTATGGAGTTATAACAGTATTAAAAGGAGCGGATACAATAATAAGCAATGGAAAAAAAACATATATAAATTTAACAGGAAATCCAGGTATGGCAACAGCTGGAACTGGAGATGTACTAGCAGGAATTATTGCTTCTTTTGTGGGACAAGGGTATAATAGATTAGAAGCAAGTAAAATTTCTGTTTTTTTGCATGGATATATTGGAGATAAAATAGCTGAATATGAATCAGAAGAGGGAGTAACTGCTAATAAAATAATAAAAAAAATAGGAGAATGCATAAAAGATATAAAAAAATAA
- a CDS encoding metallophosphoesterase family protein, which translates to MKRGKKDYKILIVSDEDMLKIFSVSQLKEKFGYVDFIISAGDVSNGYLDYLFSALDKDVIYVNGNHIYEQNHKIEFCKNIDGKIIKYKNIKILGLDGSRVYSFGEHQYTEYGMWKKILKQIIKIAIRRPDIVVTHAPIRGIHDKEDHVHKGFRAFRYILKYCKPKLWIHGHIHLSSQYEKQETIVNGTRIINAYGYKVIELKK; encoded by the coding sequence GTGAAGCGGGGAAAAAAAGATTATAAAATTTTAATAGTCAGTGATGAAGATATGTTAAAAATATTTTCTGTATCGCAATTAAAAGAGAAGTTTGGATATGTTGATTTTATTATTTCAGCAGGAGATGTGAGCAATGGATATTTAGATTATCTATTTTCTGCATTAGATAAAGATGTTATATATGTAAATGGAAATCATATCTATGAACAAAATCATAAAATAGAATTTTGTAAAAATATAGATGGGAAGATAATAAAATATAAAAATATAAAAATTTTGGGATTAGATGGTTCAAGAGTGTATTCATTTGGAGAACATCAATATACGGAATATGGAATGTGGAAAAAAATATTAAAGCAGATAATCAAAATAGCTATTAGAAGACCAGATATAGTAGTAACACATGCTCCAATAAGAGGAATTCACGATAAAGAAGATCATGTACATAAAGGATTTCGAGCGTTTAGGTATATATTGAAATATTGTAAGCCTAAATTATGGATACATGGACATATTCATCTTTCTAGTCAATATGAAAAACAGGAAACAATAGTAAATGGTACAAGAATAATAAATGCATATGGATATAAAGTTATTGAATTAAAAAAATGA
- a CDS encoding DUF4032 domain-containing protein, whose product MIKIETYIDAKNSYSKFLKESKGFLWFGKKDENLKSFIEVQKENSAYTSVNLGIKDVLIKDIKGSVQKYMDFNKNFVPKNSVIEERWCSIYLAFVNEKPLPPLELYKIKDEYFVYDGNHRVSVAKFLNFVRIEAEVKEFIPSPTTKENAIYNEKFNFEKKTGLNNINFTEMGQYSRLLKEINDYKEYVENFEKKSLDLEKVSKLWYEKIYEPSIKILEENNILSNFKDRTYDDLFIYLLNHKYFTSEKKGRDIGFSYAVINFINMLKLEDSEDSIIKVNEKVEENLEILKETDARKKLDEVIVRKDDILKKETGLNFKHNFLIIFEIDEFMYKNEIEDFQNGVKLWYKDEFMEFFKCFKKKIAFLSNMYLEKFKIITKNRERAYYSLKNYAIKQSNFESELLIANYILERYIPIIDQLKEVELGEDEFIESYFGIESEYNYISKYEDISFKDAKERYFNSINKSYLQSHGWLLLRFKDEERKKDILDYIINKFKEKLLNKNLFDEIVKKYGPIKRYGTVFKLETAMKVYGDSNWLSEKVLKDLEKLSNNNEILTEFKTRITLYKLKEKREMSLIDFYARVLNYGTYLGKDMKYVDIIDLAIEYLNN is encoded by the coding sequence GTGATAAAAATAGAAACATATATTGATGCAAAAAATTCATATTCAAAATTTTTAAAAGAATCAAAAGGTTTCTTATGGTTTGGTAAAAAAGATGAAAATTTAAAAAGTTTTATAGAGGTTCAAAAAGAAAATAGTGCATATACAAGCGTTAATTTAGGAATAAAAGATGTTTTAATAAAAGATATAAAAGGTAGTGTTCAAAAATATATGGATTTTAATAAAAACTTTGTACCTAAAAATAGTGTTATTGAAGAAAGATGGTGTAGTATTTATTTGGCATTTGTAAATGAAAAACCTTTGCCACCTTTGGAGCTATATAAAATAAAAGATGAGTATTTTGTATATGATGGAAATCATAGAGTTTCTGTTGCAAAATTTTTAAATTTTGTTAGGATAGAAGCAGAAGTAAAAGAATTCATACCTTCTCCAACTACCAAAGAAAATGCTATTTATAATGAAAAATTTAATTTTGAAAAAAAGACAGGATTAAATAATATTAATTTTACAGAGATGGGACAATATAGCAGATTGTTAAAGGAGATAAATGACTACAAAGAATATGTAGAAAATTTCGAAAAAAAATCATTAGATTTAGAAAAAGTTTCAAAATTATGGTATGAAAAAATTTATGAACCATCAATAAAAATTTTAGAAGAAAACAATATATTATCTAATTTTAAAGATCGAACTTATGATGACCTGTTTATATATTTATTAAATCACAAATATTTTACAAGTGAAAAAAAAGGAAGAGATATAGGGTTTAGTTATGCTGTTATTAATTTTATAAATATGTTAAAATTAGAAGATAGTGAAGATAGTATAATAAAAGTAAATGAAAAGGTTGAAGAAAATTTAGAAATATTAAAAGAAACAGATGCAAGAAAAAAATTGGATGAAGTAATAGTGAGAAAAGATGATATATTAAAAAAGGAAACAGGATTAAATTTTAAACATAACTTTTTAATAATTTTTGAAATTGATGAGTTTATGTATAAAAATGAAATAGAAGATTTTCAAAATGGGGTAAAGCTATGGTATAAAGATGAATTTATGGAATTTTTTAAATGTTTTAAAAAAAAGATAGCTTTCTTAAGTAATATGTATTTAGAAAAATTTAAAATAATAACAAAAAATAGAGAAAGAGCATACTATTCATTAAAAAATTATGCAATAAAACAGTCAAATTTTGAAAGTGAGTTATTAATTGCAAATTATATTTTAGAAAGATATATTCCAATTATAGATCAATTAAAAGAGGTTGAATTAGGTGAAGATGAATTTATAGAAAGTTATTTTGGAATAGAATCAGAATATAATTATATATCTAAATATGAAGATATATCTTTTAAAGATGCTAAGGAGCGTTATTTTAATTCTATAAATAAAAGTTATTTGCAATCACATGGTTGGTTATTATTAAGATTTAAAGATGAAGAAAGAAAAAAAGATATATTAGATTATATAATTAATAAATTTAAAGAAAAATTATTAAATAAAAATTTATTTGACGAAATAGTGAAAAAATATGGACCAATAAAAAGATATGGAACAGTTTTTAAGTTAGAGACTGCAATGAAAGTTTATGGAGATTCAAATTGGTTAAGTGAAAAAGTATTGAAAGATTTAGAAAAATTAAGCAACAATAACGAGATATTAACTGAATTTAAAACAAGAATAACTTTGTATAAATTAAAAGAAAAGAGAGAAATGTCATTAATAGATTTTTATGCGAGAGTTCTTAATTATGGTACTTATTTGGGAAAAGATATGAAATATGTGGATATAATTGATTTGGCGATAGAATATTTAAACAATTAA
- a CDS encoding bacteriohemerythrin, with amino-acid sequence MKIKTKVSMTILLILIFIIVNFIVVFYTINLTKQDSLLVNLSGRQRMLTQKISKNIFKYISIKDLVKKLEVEKEIKGEVKLYDNTKNAILYGGITLDGVGKPVKIIRAKLSNSYIELEKTWKEFKNSINKIMSGDKNAVNYIDMNNLKLLNLSNELVTELEENSQQKWRLLKLFEIIFAIIIGIVMLFVSLHIKLKIINPLNKLLRLLRKAEKGETNIKIDINSNDEIGEISKIFSNYFKVLNKIVNNIVLVSENINNTKDGIKKYFLNIENSFEDLRESIGTTSAAIEELSGTSRSIADNAVHMNQNVDKTKNYIEKGMEIVNSTTDEIKNLKEHINNGKDEVKKLGIKTDEIGEIVIVINEIAAQTNLLALNAAIEAARAGEHGRGFEVVAEEVKKLANRTSNETKEISLMIKDIQEQMENLIKQMGNIVKGAEKGEAMVNSTNNMFSKIEEKVEGISIMTNTVSIGVKEESIAIEELSIQGDNIINNLDENSYVIENSLKSVEKLEELSKSLIELTEFFDIKSISKRNKIVERKNKDNYKGKEYINWNSDFIIGIEKIDKEHKSLVDTVNELINAIELGKSNEKIYNIVDFLVKYTAEHFADEEEIMKRENYPGLEEQRKTHKKFVEFAINLQKQLEMEGIKSGTGIKIKKFVGDWIVEHIKGMDRKIGEYLGTI; translated from the coding sequence ATGAAAATTAAAACGAAAGTATCCATGACAATATTATTAATATTAATTTTTATAATAGTAAATTTTATAGTAGTATTTTATACAATTAATCTAACAAAACAAGATAGTTTGTTAGTTAATTTATCTGGAAGGCAAAGAATGTTAACACAAAAAATTAGTAAAAATATTTTTAAATATATTAGTATAAAAGATTTAGTAAAAAAACTAGAAGTGGAAAAAGAGATAAAAGGTGAAGTGAAATTATACGATAACACTAAAAATGCGATATTATATGGTGGTATAACATTGGATGGAGTAGGTAAACCTGTAAAAATAATAAGAGCAAAGTTAAGTAATTCATATATTGAACTAGAAAAAACTTGGAAAGAGTTTAAAAATTCAATAAATAAAATTATGAGTGGAGATAAAAATGCAGTAAATTATATTGATATGAATAACTTGAAGTTATTAAATTTATCAAATGAATTAGTAACCGAGCTTGAAGAAAATTCACAACAGAAATGGAGACTATTAAAATTATTTGAAATAATTTTTGCAATTATAATAGGGATTGTAATGTTATTTGTATCTCTGCATATTAAATTAAAAATCATAAATCCGCTTAATAAATTATTGAGACTGTTAAGAAAGGCAGAAAAAGGAGAAACAAATATAAAAATAGATATTAACTCAAATGATGAAATAGGAGAAATTAGTAAAATATTTTCAAATTATTTTAAAGTATTGAATAAAATTGTAAATAATATAGTTCTAGTTTCAGAAAATATTAATAATACAAAAGATGGAATAAAAAAATATTTTTTAAATATAGAAAATAGTTTTGAAGATTTAAGAGAAAGTATAGGTACTACATCTGCAGCAATAGAAGAATTATCTGGAACGTCAAGAAGTATAGCAGATAATGCAGTTCATATGAATCAAAATGTGGATAAGACTAAAAATTATATAGAAAAGGGTATGGAAATTGTAAATAGTACAACAGATGAAATAAAAAATTTGAAAGAACATATTAATAACGGGAAAGACGAAGTAAAAAAATTGGGGATTAAAACAGATGAAATAGGAGAAATAGTAATAGTAATAAATGAAATTGCAGCTCAAACAAATTTATTAGCATTAAATGCAGCAATAGAAGCCGCAAGAGCAGGAGAACATGGAAGAGGTTTTGAAGTGGTTGCAGAAGAGGTAAAAAAATTAGCTAATAGAACATCTAATGAAACAAAAGAGATATCTCTTATGATAAAGGATATACAAGAACAAATGGAAAATCTAATAAAACAAATGGGAAATATAGTAAAAGGTGCAGAAAAAGGTGAGGCTATGGTAAATTCTACTAATAATATGTTTAGTAAAATAGAGGAAAAGGTGGAAGGAATTTCAATTATGACAAACACAGTATCTATAGGAGTAAAAGAGGAGTCAATTGCAATAGAAGAATTATCTATTCAAGGTGACAATATAATAAATAATTTAGATGAAAATAGTTATGTGATAGAAAACTCTTTGAAATCAGTAGAAAAATTAGAAGAATTATCCAAAAGTCTAATTGAATTAACTGAATTTTTTGATATAAAAAGTATATCAAAGAGAAATAAAATTGTAGAAAGAAAGAATAAAGATAATTATAAAGGAAAAGAGTATATAAATTGGAATTCTGATTTTATAATTGGAATAGAAAAAATAGATAAAGAACATAAAAGCTTGGTAGATACAGTAAATGAATTAATTAATGCAATTGAATTAGGGAAGTCAAATGAAAAAATATATAATATAGTGGATTTTTTAGTGAAATATACAGCAGAACATTTTGCTGATGAAGAAGAAATAATGAAGAGAGAAAATTATCCGGGATTAGAGGAGCAAAGGAAAACTCATAAAAAGTTTGTGGAGTTTGCTATCAATTTACAAAAACAATTAGAAATGGAAGGAATTAAGTCAGGAACAGGAATAAAAATTAAAAAATTTGTAGGAGATTGGATAGTCGAGCATATAAAAGGAATGGACAGAAAAATAGGGGAATATTTAGGAACAATATAA
- a CDS encoding GNAT family N-acetyltransferase, with protein sequence MILKTKRLLLKTLDESYAEEVLEFYKKNIIFLKEWEPERNNDFYKIGVHKLNLRNDVLKNEKKELFRVWIFRSGEEKILGTVALSNIIYGVFKSCHLGYKFDKDEVGKGYAIESVKKVIEYGFNELKLHRIEANIMPKNKRSLNLVKKLGFEEEGLAKNYLKINGEWEDHLHMVKFNEKII encoded by the coding sequence ATGATATTAAAAACAAAAAGATTGTTATTAAAAACCTTAGATGAAAGTTATGCAGAAGAAGTATTAGAATTTTACAAAAAAAATATAATTTTTTTGAAAGAGTGGGAACCAGAAAGAAATAATGATTTTTATAAAATAGGAGTTCATAAATTAAATTTAAGAAACGATGTATTAAAAAATGAAAAAAAAGAGTTATTTAGAGTTTGGATATTTAGATCAGGAGAAGAAAAAATATTGGGTACAGTAGCTTTATCAAATATTATTTATGGAGTATTTAAATCTTGCCATTTGGGATATAAATTTGATAAGGATGAAGTGGGAAAAGGATATGCAATAGAATCGGTGAAAAAAGTTATAGAATATGGATTTAATGAATTAAAATTACATAGAATAGAAGCAAATATAATGCCAAAAAATAAAAGATCGTTAAATTTAGTGAAAAAACTTGGATTTGAAGAGGAAGGATTAGCAAAAAATTATTTAAAAATAAATGGGGAATGGGAAGACCATTTACATATGGTGAAATTTAATGAGAAAATTATTTAG
- a CDS encoding carbohydrate kinase family protein, giving the protein MFKVACIGEMLIDFICSDIDVDLENGENFTKKAGGAPANVAIAISKLGGESFFIGKVGDDPFGKFLINKIKKNGVDISLVSIDKKNRTTLAFVSLQKNGERDFIFNRGADENLKFSDINLENLKDAGIIHFGSATALLGGKLKKSYDSTLKYVKENGNFISFDPNYRVDLWKDRIEEFIEKSIEYVKYSDFVKVSEEELFLLTKKTKKEEAVKKLHYLGAKIVAVTLGKNGTLISNGKESKIVSSIKVKSIDSTGAGDAFIGAVLYKISKLEKIEEINNMETLEEIVNFGNKVGAITCTKYGAMDALPTLEEVEG; this is encoded by the coding sequence ATGTTTAAAGTTGCTTGTATAGGAGAAATGTTGATAGATTTCATATGTTCAGATATTGATGTTGATTTAGAAAATGGGGAGAATTTTACTAAAAAAGCTGGAGGAGCGCCAGCAAATGTAGCAATTGCAATAAGTAAATTAGGTGGGGAATCTTTTTTTATAGGTAAAGTAGGTGATGATCCATTTGGGAAGTTTCTTATAAATAAAATAAAAAAAAATGGAGTCGATATATCTTTAGTATCAATTGATAAAAAAAATAGAACTACATTGGCATTTGTATCTTTGCAAAAAAATGGAGAAAGAGATTTTATTTTTAATAGAGGTGCAGATGAAAATTTAAAATTTTCAGATATTAATTTAGAAAATTTAAAAGATGCTGGGATAATACATTTTGGATCTGCAACTGCACTTTTAGGTGGAAAATTGAAAAAAAGTTATGATAGCACATTAAAATATGTAAAAGAAAATGGAAATTTTATATCATTTGATCCAAATTATAGAGTTGATCTATGGAAAGATAGAATAGAAGAATTTATAGAAAAATCAATAGAATATGTTAAATATTCTGATTTTGTAAAAGTTAGTGAGGAAGAACTATTTTTATTAACTAAAAAAACAAAAAAAGAGGAAGCTGTAAAAAAATTACATTATTTAGGTGCTAAAATAGTTGCAGTAACGTTAGGGAAAAATGGAACTTTAATAAGCAATGGTAAAGAATCAAAAATAGTATCAAGTATAAAAGTAAAATCAATAGATTCAACAGGAGCAGGAGATGCATTTATAGGAGCTGTCTTGTATAAGATATCTAAATTAGAAAAAATAGAAGAGATAAATAATATGGAAACATTAGAAGAGATAGTAAACTTTGGGAATAAAGTTGGAGCGATAACTTGCACAAAATATGGAGCTATGGATGCTTTACCAACATTAGAAGAAGTGGAGGGGTAA